The following coding sequences are from one Leptolyngbya sp. NIES-3755 window:
- a CDS encoding hypothetical protein (similar to AA sequence:cyanobase_aa:Npun_R5084): protein MTIATKQKLTFDQFLDQYPEDANYELIDGEIVEMRATRQHDDVNFFILFAFNDEIRRSQLDYVVNNTAVIQTGENRGRKPDVSVISKATWRSERNAYAALDKPIQLAVEVVSTNWEDDYVDKLDEYQRLGISEYWIVDYLAIGSRNYLGNPKIPTIFVYLLDESGVYQSTAFKGDDRILSRTFPELTLTVNQIIEIG from the coding sequence ATGACGATCGCTACTAAACAAAAGCTCACCTTTGATCAGTTTCTTGATCAATATCCCGAAGATGCAAACTATGAACTGATCGATGGAGAAATCGTTGAGATGAGAGCGACACGGCAGCACGATGATGTTAACTTCTTCATCCTGTTTGCTTTCAATGATGAAATTAGACGATCGCAGCTTGATTACGTTGTGAATAATACCGCCGTGATTCAAACAGGTGAAAATCGAGGACGCAAACCAGATGTCAGTGTCATCAGCAAGGCAACGTGGCGCTCTGAACGAAATGCCTATGCTGCTTTGGATAAACCCATTCAATTAGCGGTAGAAGTAGTTTCTACCAATTGGGAAGACGATTATGTTGATAAACTCGATGAATATCAACGGTTGGGAATTTCTGAATATTGGATTGTGGATTATTTAGCGATCGGGAGCAGAAACTATCTAGGCAATCCCAAAATACCTACGATATTCGTCTACTTACTAGATGAGTCAGGCGTTTATCAATCCACTGCCTTTAAGGGGGACGATCGTATTCTTTCTCGTACATTTCCTGAGTTAACCCTAACTGTGAATCAAATTATAGAGATTGGTTGA